One genomic window of Staphylococcus hsinchuensis includes the following:
- a CDS encoding RidA family protein, which translates to MNVINTTKAPEALGPYSHATEVNGLVFTSGQIPLNTDGEIVSDDVREQTKQVLENLKVVLDEAGADLNSVVKSTIFINDMNEFKDINEVYGEYFTDNQPARSCVEVARLPKDVKVKIELIAQVK; encoded by the coding sequence ATGAACGTTATAAATACAACAAAGGCGCCTGAAGCATTAGGGCCTTATTCACATGCAACTGAAGTTAATGGTCTAGTATTTACATCAGGACAAATTCCATTAAATACAGATGGTGAGATTGTCAGTGATGATGTAAGAGAACAGACTAAACAAGTGCTTGAAAATTTAAAAGTTGTACTTGATGAAGCTGGTGCAGATTTAAATTCAGTTGTTAAATCAACGATTTTCATAAATGATATGAATGAATTTAAAGATATCAATGAAGTTTATGGTGAATATTTCACTGACAATCAACCAGCGAGAAGTTGCGTTGAGGTCGCTAGATTACCTAAAGATGTTAAGGTGAAGATAGAACTCATAGCACAAGTCAAGTAA
- the pth gene encoding aminoacyl-tRNA hydrolase has protein sequence MKCIVGLGNVGKRFEQTRHNIGFEVIDYMLDQHRFTLDKQKFKGAYTIERIGNEKVMFIEPLTMMNLSGEAVGPLMKYYDIDVEDLIVLYDDLDLPQGEIRLRQKGSAGGHNGMKSIIQVLGTDRFKRIRIGVDRPSNGMSIADYVLQKFSKEEMKTMDKVKEHSVRAVEAYIESSRFDRVMNEYNGEVN, from the coding sequence ATGAAATGTATCGTAGGCCTAGGTAACGTAGGTAAACGTTTCGAACAAACGAGACATAATATCGGATTTGAAGTTATCGATTATATGTTAGACCAACACCGTTTTACATTAGATAAACAAAAATTCAAAGGTGCGTATACAATAGAACGTATCGGTAATGAAAAAGTTATGTTTATTGAACCACTTACAATGATGAATTTATCAGGTGAGGCTGTAGGCCCACTTATGAAATATTATGATATAGATGTGGAAGATTTAATTGTGTTATATGATGATCTTGATTTACCACAAGGTGAAATTCGTTTAAGACAGAAAGGTAGTGCAGGCGGTCACAATGGCATGAAATCCATCATCCAAGTATTAGGCACTGATCGCTTTAAACGTATAAGAATAGGCGTTGATCGTCCATCTAATGGTATGTCTATAGCCGATTATGTATTGCAGAAATTTTCGAAAGAAGAAATGAAAACAATGGATAAAGTAAAAGAACATTCAGTCCGCGCGGTCGAGGCTTATATC
- the ispE gene encoding 4-(cytidine 5'-diphospho)-2-C-methyl-D-erythritol kinase: MIYETAPAKINLTLDALFKRDDGFHEVEMIMTTIDLNDRLTLEQRRDDKIVVEVEQNYVPSNSDNLAYKAAQLMKEHYQLKQGVTISIDKNIPVSAGLAGGSTDAAATMRGMNRLFKLNRPLEELCELGLTIGTDIPFCILGKTALCGGKGEKIEFLNKPPSAWVVVAKPDIGISSPDIFKKLDLSVSHNVYTNKCKSAIEAGDYELLCESLSNRLEPISSKVCPEILKIKSNMLENGADGAVMSGSGPTVYGLTQKERQAKHVYNAVNGCCKEVYIVRLLG; encoded by the coding sequence ATGATCTATGAAACTGCACCAGCGAAAATAAATCTTACATTAGACGCACTCTTTAAACGAGATGATGGTTTTCATGAAGTTGAAATGATTATGACAACAATCGACTTAAATGATCGTCTGACACTTGAACAACGACGAGATGATAAGATTGTTGTAGAAGTAGAACAAAATTACGTACCCTCGAATAGCGATAACTTAGCATACAAAGCTGCACAGTTGATGAAAGAACACTATCAGTTAAAGCAAGGCGTTACAATTTCGATTGATAAGAATATTCCTGTATCAGCAGGTCTTGCAGGTGGTTCAACAGATGCTGCGGCGACGATGAGAGGTATGAATCGACTATTTAAGTTGAATAGACCACTCGAAGAATTATGTGAATTAGGTTTGACAATAGGTACAGATATCCCGTTTTGTATATTAGGAAAAACGGCGCTATGTGGTGGAAAAGGTGAAAAAATTGAATTTCTCAACAAACCACCGAGTGCTTGGGTCGTAGTAGCGAAACCTGATATCGGGATTTCTTCCCCTGACATTTTTAAAAAGTTAGATTTGTCTGTCTCACATAATGTGTATACAAATAAATGTAAATCAGCTATAGAAGCAGGAGATTATGAATTGTTATGCGAAAGTCTTTCAAATCGATTAGAACCCATTTCAAGTAAAGTGTGCCCTGAAATTTTAAAAATCAAAAGTAATATGTTAGAAAATGGTGCTGACGGCGCAGTGATGAGTGGAAGTGGACCAACTGTTTATGGACTCACACAAAAAGAACGACAAGCAAAACACGTTTATAATGCAGTTAACGGCTGTTGTAAAGAAGTATATATCGTAAGATTACTAGGATAG
- a CDS encoding 50S ribosomal protein L25/general stress protein Ctc yields MASLKSIIRQGKQTRSELKALRNIGKVPAVVYGYGTKNTSVKVDEVEFIKVIREVGRNGVIELGVGSKNIKVMVSDYQFDPLKNQITHIDFLAINMTEERTVEVPVHLVGEAVGAKEGGVVEQPLFDLEITATPDHIPESIEVDISELEINDSISVEDLKADGDYTIENEPTDSVVTVVPPTDEPSEEEVEAMEGESETEEPEVVGEDKEDDNEDKENEE; encoded by the coding sequence ATGGCTTCATTAAAGTCAATTATTCGTCAAGGTAAACAAACACGCTCAGAATTAAAAGCGTTAAGAAACATTGGTAAAGTACCTGCTGTAGTTTATGGTTACGGTACTAAAAATACTTCAGTTAAAGTTGACGAAGTAGAATTTATCAAAGTAATCCGTGAAGTAGGTCGTAATGGTGTTATCGAACTAGGCGTAGGTTCAAAAAACATCAAAGTAATGGTATCTGATTACCAATTCGACCCACTTAAAAACCAAATCACTCATATTGACTTCTTAGCAATCAATATGACTGAAGAACGTACTGTAGAAGTACCAGTACACTTAGTAGGTGAAGCTGTAGGTGCTAAAGAAGGCGGCGTTGTTGAACAACCATTATTCGACTTAGAAATCACAGCTACACCAGATCACATCCCTGAATCAATCGAAGTTGATATCAGCGAATTAGAAATCAACGATAGTATTTCTGTTGAAGATCTTAAAGCAGATGGTGACTACACTATCGAAAACGAACCTACTGACTCAGTAGTAACGGTTGTACCACCAACTGACGAACCTTCAGAAGAAGAAGTAGAAGCAATGGAAGGCGAATCAGAAACTGAAGAACCTGAAGTTGTTGGTGAAGACAAAGAAGACGACAACGAAGATAAAGAAAACGAAGAATAA
- a CDS encoding ribose-phosphate diphosphokinase: protein MLNNEYKNSALKIFSLKGNEPLAQEVADHVGIELGKCSVKRFSDGEIQINIEESIRGCDVFIIQPTSNPVNVHLMELLIMIDACKRASAANINIVVPYYGYARQDRKARSREPITAKLVANLFEKAGADRMIALDLHAPQIQGFFDIPIDHLMGVPILAEYFQNGTDIDPEECVVVSPDHGGVTRARKLADILKTPIAIIDKRRPKPNVAEVMNIIGEIQGRTAIIIDDIIDTAGTITLAAQALKDKGAKDVYACCTHPVLSGPAKERIENSAIKELVVTNSIQLDEDRKPENTKELSVAGLISQAIIRVYERESVSVLFD, encoded by the coding sequence ATGTTAAACAATGAGTATAAGAATTCTGCTTTGAAAATATTTTCTTTGAAAGGTAATGAACCGTTAGCCCAAGAAGTAGCAGACCATGTAGGAATTGAATTAGGTAAATGTTCAGTTAAGCGCTTTAGTGATGGTGAAATTCAAATAAATATAGAAGAAAGTATCCGTGGTTGTGATGTGTTTATCATCCAACCAACATCTAATCCTGTAAATGTCCATTTAATGGAATTATTAATCATGATTGATGCTTGTAAACGTGCATCAGCTGCAAACATTAACATTGTAGTGCCTTATTATGGTTATGCGCGTCAAGATAGAAAAGCACGCAGCCGTGAACCTATCACAGCTAAATTAGTAGCTAACCTTTTTGAAAAAGCTGGCGCGGATCGCATGATTGCATTAGATTTACACGCACCACAAATCCAAGGTTTCTTCGATATTCCAATCGACCATTTAATGGGAGTACCTATCTTAGCTGAATATTTCCAAAATGGTACAGATATCGACCCTGAGGAATGTGTGGTTGTATCACCAGACCATGGTGGGGTTACTAGAGCACGTAAATTAGCCGACATTCTTAAAACACCAATCGCTATAATCGATAAACGTAGACCTAAACCAAATGTTGCAGAAGTAATGAACATCATTGGTGAAATTCAAGGCAGAACGGCAATTATCATTGATGATATTATCGATACTGCGGGTACGATTACTTTAGCGGCTCAAGCATTGAAAGACAAAGGCGCAAAAGATGTATATGCTTGTTGTACTCACCCAGTACTTTCAGGTCCAGCTAAAGAACGTATCGAAAATTCAGCTATCAAAGAATTAGTAGTAACAAATTCAATTCAATTAGACGAAGATCGCAAGCCGGAAAACACTAAAGAATTATCAGTAGCAGGCTTAATCTCACAAGCTATTATCCGTGTATATGAACGTGAATCAGTTAGTGTGTTATTTGACTAA
- the purR gene encoding pur operon repressor, giving the protein MRYKRSERIVFMTQHLMNNPNKLIPLTFFVQKFKQAKSSISEDVQIIKTTFQKEQLGTVITTAGASGGVTYKPQMSKAEASEVIDDIIEHLQERDRLLPGGYLFLSDIMGNPTLLNRVGKLIATLYMDEELDAIVTIATKGISLANAVANVLNLPVVVIRKDNKVTEGSTVSINYVSGSSRKIETMVLSKRTLPEHSNVLVVDDFMRAGGSINGVMNLMNEFKAQVKGVSVLVESKEVKQRLIEDYTSLVRLSDVDEYNQEFKVEKGNSLTKFS; this is encoded by the coding sequence ATGCGTTATAAAAGAAGTGAACGAATTGTTTTCATGACACAGCATTTAATGAATAATCCGAATAAATTGATACCACTTACATTCTTTGTGCAAAAGTTTAAACAAGCGAAATCGTCCATAAGTGAGGATGTACAAATAATTAAGACTACATTCCAGAAAGAACAACTCGGTACAGTGATAACGACTGCCGGCGCAAGTGGTGGTGTCACTTACAAACCGCAAATGAGTAAAGCTGAAGCCAGTGAAGTAATTGACGATATTATTGAACATCTGCAAGAGAGAGATCGTTTACTTCCTGGTGGCTATTTGTTTTTATCAGATATAATGGGAAATCCAACGCTATTGAACCGTGTCGGTAAGTTGATTGCTACTTTATATATGGATGAAGAGTTAGACGCAATTGTAACCATTGCGACGAAAGGGATTTCTTTAGCAAACGCAGTAGCGAATGTATTGAACTTACCTGTTGTAGTAATTCGTAAAGATAATAAAGTTACTGAAGGTTCAACAGTTTCCATCAATTATGTCTCTGGTTCTTCCCGTAAAATTGAGACAATGGTACTTTCAAAACGTACGTTACCTGAACACTCTAATGTGCTTGTAGTCGACGATTTCATGCGTGCGGGAGGCTCAATCAACGGTGTGATGAATTTAATGAATGAGTTTAAAGCGCAGGTAAAAGGGGTATCTGTATTAGTAGAATCAAAAGAAGTAAAGCAAAGATTAATTGAAGATTATACTTCCTTAGTTAGATTATCTGATGTAGATGAATACAATCAGGAATTTAAAGTGGAAAAAGGCAACAGTTTAACTAAATTTTCATAA
- the glmU gene encoding bifunctional UDP-N-acetylglucosamine diphosphorylase/glucosamine-1-phosphate N-acetyltransferase GlmU, whose protein sequence is MQRHAIVLAAGKGTRMKSKKYKVLHEVAGKSMIEHVVKSVSESGVGQLVTIVGHGAESVKETLGDMSLYSFQEQQLGTAHAVNMASEHLEDQQGTTLVVCGDTPLITPETLKSLVDHHEEKEAQATVLSATAPDPKGYGRIVRDANDRLVKIVEQKDATVEEQQISEISSGIFAFDNQVLFEKLQHVSNDNAQNEYYLPEVLSLILEEQGIVEIHHTNDFEEIMGVNDRVMLSEAARVFRQRINESHMRNGVTIVDPASTYIDVDVTIGEDTTIEPGVKLAGDTQIGSEVEVGQYTEITNSRIGNNVIIKQSMINEAVVDDDVKIGPFAQLRPGANLGHKVKVGNFVEIKKSEIKAGAKVPHLSYIGDAEIGERTNIGCGSITVNYDGKNKFKTVIGSDSFIGCNSNLVAPVNLGDGSFTAAGSTITDDVPHNSFAIARNRQTTKKGYFDK, encoded by the coding sequence ATGCAAAGACATGCAATAGTACTCGCAGCGGGTAAGGGTACGCGTATGAAATCAAAGAAATACAAAGTACTACATGAAGTTGCAGGTAAGTCCATGATTGAACACGTGGTTAAAAGCGTAAGTGAATCAGGTGTTGGACAACTTGTAACAATCGTTGGGCATGGCGCAGAAAGTGTCAAAGAAACTTTAGGAGACATGTCACTTTATAGCTTTCAAGAACAACAACTAGGTACAGCGCATGCTGTTAATATGGCAAGCGAACATTTAGAGGATCAACAAGGGACGACATTAGTGGTTTGTGGTGATACGCCGCTTATTACGCCAGAAACGTTGAAATCATTAGTTGATCACCATGAAGAGAAAGAAGCACAAGCAACAGTACTTTCTGCTACTGCTCCAGATCCAAAGGGTTACGGACGCATCGTGCGTGATGCGAATGATCGATTAGTAAAAATAGTAGAACAGAAAGATGCTACTGTAGAAGAACAACAAATTAGTGAAATAAGCTCAGGTATTTTTGCATTTGATAACCAAGTATTATTTGAAAAACTTCAACATGTGAGCAACGATAATGCGCAAAATGAGTACTATTTACCAGAAGTGCTATCATTAATTTTAGAGGAACAGGGAATTGTAGAAATACACCATACAAATGATTTTGAAGAAATTATGGGTGTAAATGACCGTGTAATGCTAAGTGAAGCAGCACGCGTGTTTAGACAGAGAATCAATGAATCACATATGAGAAATGGTGTTACAATCGTTGATCCTGCATCGACTTACATCGATGTTGACGTTACGATAGGTGAAGATACAACGATAGAACCAGGTGTGAAACTTGCAGGTGACACACAAATTGGTAGTGAAGTCGAAGTTGGTCAATATACAGAAATTACGAATAGTCGCATTGGCAATAATGTCATTATTAAACAATCTATGATTAATGAAGCAGTTGTTGATGATGATGTGAAGATTGGACCATTTGCTCAATTACGCCCAGGTGCGAACTTAGGACATAAAGTTAAAGTTGGTAACTTTGTAGAAATTAAAAAATCAGAAATTAAAGCAGGTGCTAAGGTTCCTCATTTAAGTTATATCGGCGATGCTGAAATTGGCGAGCGAACAAACATCGGCTGTGGTTCAATAACAGTAAACTATGATGGTAAGAACAAATTCAAGACTGTAATCGGTAGTGACTCATTTATAGGTTGTAATTCAAACCTTGTTGCCCCTGTAAATTTAGGCGATGGATCATTTACAGCTGCAGGATCAACCATCACCGATGACGTACCACACAATAGCTTTGCAATCGCACGTAATAGACAGACGACGAAAAAAGGATATTTTGATAAATAG
- the spoVG gene encoding septation regulator SpoVG codes for MKVTDVRLRKIQTDGRMKALVSITLDESFVVHDLRVIEGNTGLFVAMPSKRTPDGEFRDIAHPINSEMRQEIQDAVMKVYDETDEVSPDKNAQSSEESETTEQDSEEEA; via the coding sequence ATGAAAGTGACAGATGTAAGACTTAGAAAAATACAAACAGATGGCAGAATGAAAGCTCTTGTGTCAATAACTTTAGACGAATCATTCGTTGTACATGATTTACGCGTGATTGAAGGCAACACAGGTTTATTTGTGGCTATGCCAAGTAAACGCACACCAGATGGTGAATTCCGCGATATCGCACATCCAATCAACTCAGAAATGAGACAAGAAATTCAAGATGCAGTCATGAAAGTTTATGACGAAACGGATGAAGTGAGTCCAGATAAAAACGCGCAATCATCTGAAGAATCAGAAACAACTGAACAAGATTCAGAAGAAGAAGCTTAA